GGCAAACGACCTCAGTGCCCAATTGCAGGCAAAGTTCAATGCGAGTGCGCCGGACAAGGAGCCGGAGCGAGATACTCTCGGCCAGCTCATCGCACTCATCCACAAGGTCACCGGGACCGAGGAAGACTTGGGCCGCGAGACCCGCCTGAAGGATATCGGCGTGGAGTCGCTCGATCTGGTGGAGCTCACCGTGCGCGCGGAAGAGGCCTTCCAGGTGCGTTTTTCTGAGGAGACGATGCTCAACAGCGAAACCATCGGCGATATCGCCGAGTATGTGGAGGATCACCAATGATTTCTTATCTATCAGACATGGACGGCGTGCTCATCAAAGAAGGTGAGATGATCCCTGGCGCCGATAAATTTATCCAGGCACTCAAAGACAATGACATCGAGTACATGGTGCTGACCAATAACTCCATGTCTACCCCGCGGGACCTATCTGCACGCCTGCGCAATACCGGTCTGGATATCCCTGCAGAGCGCATCTGGACCTCCGCTACCGCTACCGCTAAC
This genomic stretch from Corynebacterium tuberculostearicum harbors:
- a CDS encoding acyl carrier protein; translated protein: MANDLSAQLQAKFNASAPDKEPERDTLGQLIALIHKVTGTEEDLGRETRLKDIGVESLDLVELTVRAEEAFQVRFSEETMLNSETIGDIAEYVEDHQ